The stretch of DNA GAATGGGGATCAAGTTTATCCCACCCGGAGACAATGGAAAAGGAAGGACGTTCCGTTTGAGCGATAATATTATATACCTGTTCTTCCTCCCCCGTCTGTCAGGGAGGTGGAATGGGTCATTTCAGGATGGAGTTTGCGTAAGAATGAGGCATGTGCGAACCCTTTAGGCAAGAAGTCGTCCCCGTTCGGGCATCCTCCCCGCGTGTAAACTGCAAGAGTCCAACAAAATGAACAGGTTGAGTAGCTGGCACGGATATTGACTTGTAAAAGGGTGGGTTCACTCTTTTTCTCAAGGCAAAGGCGCCATGGAACTGCTCGAACCGCTGGCCGACGCTGTGGCCCCCCCCGTACACCCGGCCTTGGCCACACGCCAACTGGGCGCCTTGTTCCACGTCAGCCACATTCTTTCCCAATCCACCAATCCCCGCACCACCCTCAGAGGCGTGGTCGAATCCCTGAAGGAGCATGCCGGTTTGCACCACGGGGTGATCACCCTGGTCGATCCCCGTACCAGCGAACTCTACGTTCACGCCGTTCAGGGGGCTGCCGATTCGGGGCGAGGGGTGCGCTATCGCCCCGGCGAAGGCATTCTGGGGCTGATCCTGGAGGCGGGGCGTATTCTGATGGTGCGCCGGGTTTCCGAAGAGCCGCGCTTTCTCAACCGGTTGGGTTTGCTGGAAGCGGAACGTCCCTTCATCGGGGTGCCCATCCATGTCGGGGAGGGGGAGTTGGCCGGCGTGCTGGTGGCGCAGCCGGAACAGGACGATGCCGACCTGTTGCCCTATCAGGCCCGCTTCATGGAGATGGTGGCTCACCTGATGGTGCAGAACATCATCCTGGCCCGTCGGGTGGAACAGGAGCGGGAGGAGCTGGTGGCCCAACGGGATCGCCTGATCCAGGAGGTGCGGCAACGCTACACCCTGGACAACATGGTCGGGGATTCCCCCGCCATGCGGCAGGTCTACGACCTGGTGCGTCTGGTGGCCAAATGGGACACCACGGTGCTGATCCGGGGCGAATCGGGCACCGGCAAGGAGCTGATCGCCCACGCCATCCACTACAACTCCCCGCGAGTGCGGCAACCTTTGGTAAAGCTCAACTGCGCCGCTCTGCCCGACTCCCTCCTGGAGTCGGAGCTGTTCGGTCACGAAAAGGGAGCCTTTACCGGCGCGGCCACCACCCGCAAAGGGCGTTTCGAACTGGCTCACGGCGGCACCCTCTTTCTGGACGAGTTGGGAGAGATCTCCCCGTCGTTTCAGGCCAAACTGTTGCGGGTGCTGCAGGAGGGGGAGTTCGAACGGGTGGGCGGCGAAAACCCCATCCGTGTCAACGTGCGCATCGTGGCGGCGACCAATC from Magnetococcales bacterium encodes:
- the nifA gene encoding nif-specific transcriptional activator NifA encodes the protein MELLEPLADAVAPPVHPALATRQLGALFHVSHILSQSTNPRTTLRGVVESLKEHAGLHHGVITLVDPRTSELYVHAVQGAADSGRGVRYRPGEGILGLILEAGRILMVRRVSEEPRFLNRLGLLEAERPFIGVPIHVGEGELAGVLVAQPEQDDADLLPYQARFMEMVAHLMVQNIILARRVEQEREELVAQRDRLIQEVRQRYTLDNMVGDSPAMRQVYDLVRLVAKWDTTVLIRGESGTGKELIAHAIHYNSPRVRQPLVKLNCAALPDSLLESELFGHEKGAFTGAATTRKGRFELAHGGTLFLDELGEISPSFQAKLLRVLQEGEFERVGGENPIRVNVRIVAATNRHLEKAVADGSFRSDLYYRLNVMAIEVPSLRERREDIPDLSRFLTAKMAKRQGRDLKLADDAIRLLMHYHWPGNVRELENCLERAAVMSPRGLIEARHILLPSQSPAVLPPPPPLEEETELAELSDQEMAGERERVVSALRKAGWVKAKAARLLGLTPRQVAYRVKILGIATESF